The Kineococcus radiotolerans SRS30216 = ATCC BAA-149 genomic interval TGAAGAACGTGAACCCCACGCTGGTGCCCCGCGAGGCCCCGGCCCGCAAGCCCACCCGGGAACGGCGCGAGAAGTCGGCCTGACCCCGGTCCGGGCACGACGAAGGGCCCCGCACCTCGAGGTGCGGGGCCCTTCGCCGTGCCCGGCCCGGGCGGGTGGGGCTACTGCTGCAGGACGGTCTGGACGTCGATGGCGACCTTGAGGGTGGTGCCGAAGACGGCGACGCCGATGCCGACGGCCTGGTTCCAGTTCATCTTGAAGTCGTCGCGGTGCAGCTCGGTGGTGGCCGAGAACGCCGCGCGGGTCCCGCCCCAGGGGTCCGGCCCGCTGCCGGCGTAGGACAGCTGCAGCTGCACCGGACGGGTGGTGCCCAGCAGGGTGAGGTCCCCGGCCAGCACCCACCCCTCGGCGCCGCGCTGGACCCCGGACGCGCTGAAGGTCAGCGTGGGGAACCGGGCGGTGTCGAGGAAGTCGGGGGAGCGCAGGTGCTCGTCGCGCTGGGCGTTGCCGGTGTCGATGGAGGTCGCGTCGATCTCGACCTGCACCGTCGAGCGGGTCACGTCCTCGGGGACGGTGACGACCCCGGAGAAGTTCGTGAACCGCCCGTGCACCGCGGACAGGCCGAGGTGGTGGGCGGTGGCGGAGATGGTGGAGTGGGTGACGTCGATGGCCCAGACCCCGGGGGGCGGGACGTCGCTGCCGCCCTGGCGGCGCAACCGGACCTCGCCGACGGACCACGCCCCGGCCGCGGGGACGACGACGCTGGTGGCGCGCGGGTCGTGGGCGGGGGCGGCGACCAGCATGGTCGCCGCGCCCGCCGGGACCCCGAGGAGGGTGAAGGTCCCGTCGCCACCGGTCACCGCGCGGGCGACCTGCGACCCGTCGGCGCCGAGCAGGGTGACCGAGGCGCCGGTGACGGGCCAGCCCTCGCGGGTCAGGACCCGCCCCTCGCCCGTCACCGCGGCCTGCGCGCCGGCCGCGGGGTCGGCGCGCAGGTCGGTCTCGCGGTCGGGACTCACCGGCGGTCCTCGCCGACCCGGGAGGTGTCCTCGAAGCGGGTGAGGTCCAGCGTCGAGGGGGCGTCGCCGGAGCCCAGGGTGATCTGCGCGGCGGACACGGTGTCCTCCTCGATGTCGACGCTGGTGGCGACCGGGGCGAAGCCGGCCGCGGTCAGGGTGTAGTGGCCCCCGGCCAGGTCCTCGAAGGAGTAGCTGCCGTCGGCGCCGGTGAGGACCGAGCCGACGACCTCGCCGGAGGAGTCGACGAGGGTGACCGCGGCCTCCTTCAGGACCCGCCCGTCGCTGGCGGCGACGACCGTGCCGGTGAGGCGGCCCCCGCCGGTGAGGACGAGGTCGCAGGCCAGGGCCCCGGAGTCGGGGACCTCGACGCCGCGGGCCAGCGGCCGGTGCGACTCGCTCTGGGCGGTCAGCACGTAGCTGCCCCCCATGAGCTGGTCGAAGGCGTAGCTGCCGCCCCCGTCGGTGCGGGTGGAGCCGACGACCTCACCGGTGACGTCGGTGAGGGTCACCAGGGCGCCGCGCACCCCGTGGTGGTCGCCGGCGTCGACGTCGCCGGTGACCTCGTGGGCCAGCACCCGGCCGGTGATGGCCGAGCGGCCCGAGAGGGTCACGTCGCGGGTGATCGAGGTGTCGCCGACCCCCACGAGCGTCGCGGAGGGGGCCACGTGGGCCGCGGCGACGATCAGCAGGTAGGTGCCGCCGGTCGGCAGGGCGAGGCGGTAGGAGCCGTCCGCGCCGGTGGAGGTGCGCGAGACCTGCTGACCTGACTGGTCGGCCAGGGTCACCACGGCGCCGGCGAGCGGGCGCTGGTCGTGGTGGCGCACGGCGCCGGACAGCGAGAGCCCGGTGTCGGTGCGGGTGGGCTGGGCGGGCACGCTCGTCGTCTCCTCCCGGTCGGGGCGCGCGGCGCCGTGGGCCCCGGGGGTGCCGGTGGTCGTGGCGGCGACGCGGTCGGGCGAGCTGGTCGTCGCCTCCGCGACATCCTGGCCGGTGCCGTCGTCGCTGCGCAACGCGCGCTCCTTGAAGAAGAGCGTGATGACGAACGCGATGAGGGCGAAGGGGGCCGCGAGGAGGAACACGTCGGCGATGGAGGAGCCGTAGGCGGCCTGGACGACCGCGCGCAGCGGCGCGGGGATGGCGTCGAGGTCGGGGACGCCGGTGCTGGAGCCCAGGGCGCTCGTGGCGGCGGCCGGGTCGATGCCAGCGGTGCTCAGGCCGGTCTCGAGGTGGCTGGTGACGCGGTGGCCGAGGACGGCGCCGAGCGCGGAGACGCCGATCGCCCCGCCGAGGCTGCGGGCGAAGGCGACGAAGGAGCTGGCCGAGCCCATGTCGCGGGCGTCGGCGACGTTCTGCACGGCGAGCACGAGGTTCTGCATCATCATGCCGACGCCGAGGCCGATGAGGGCCATGTACGGGGCGACGACCCAGTAGTTCGTGTCGTACTCGATGGTGCCCATGAGGGCGAGCCCGGCGGTGAGCAGGACGCCCCCGACGACGAGCCACGCCTTCCACTTCCCGGTGCGGGTGATGGCCTGCCCGGCGACGGTGGAGGCCAGGAAGAGCCCGGCGATCATCGGGATCGTCATGACCCCGGCCATCGTGGGCGACTCGTGGCGGGCGAGCTGGAAGTACTGGCTGAGGAAGATCGTGGCGCCGAACATGGCGACCCCGACGAAGAGGCTGGCCGCGGCGGAGAGCGCGATCGTGGGGTTGCGGAAGAACTTCAGCGGGACGATCGGCTCCTTGGCCCGGTGCTCGGCCAGGACGGCCAGGGCCAGGAAGACGACACCGGCGGCGACCAGCGCCACGGTCCACCAGGACGCCCAGTCGAACTCGGTGCCGGCCAGGGAGACCCAGATGAGCAGGGCGGAGATGCCCAGGGCCAGCAGGATCGCGCCGAGGTAGTCGATCGACACCTCGCGCCGGGGCTGCTCGGGCAGCTTGAGCTTGAACTGGAGGACGAAGAAGGCGATGACCGCGAACGGGACGCCGACGTAGAAGCACCAGTGCCAGGACAGGTGCTCGGTGAGCACGCCGCCGATGAGCGGACCGCCCACGGTGGCCAGGGCGAAGGTGGCCCCGAGGTAGCCGGAGTAGCGGCCGCGCTCGCGCGGGCTGACCATCGAGGCGAGGATCACTTGGGCGAGGGCGAGCAGGCCGCCGCCGCCGAGGCCCTGGAACACGCGCAGGGTGATGAGCATCCCCATGCTGGTGGACAGCCCGGCGATGGCGGAGGCCACGACGAAGATGACCAGGGCGATCTGGACGAGCAGCTTCTTGGAGAAGAGGTCGGCCAGCTTGCCCCAGATGGGCGTGGAGATCGTGGTCGCGAGCAGCGCCGCGGTGACGACCCAGGTGTAGCCGGACTCGGTGCCGTGGAGGTCGTTGACGATCCTCGGCAGGGCGTTCGAGACGACCGTCGACGACAGGATCGCGACGAACATGCCGAGCAGCAGGCCGGACAGCGCCTCGAGGATCTCCTTGTGGGACATCTTCGGCGCGACGCCCGGGGCGGGCTGGGTCGAGGTGGTGGGGGTCGTGGTGCTCATGCGTTGCCCTGCAACTGCTTCTCCCGGGTGTGGGTCGTGGTGTCCGGCGACGTCGCCGCTGGTCCGGTGCGGGCGCACCCGCCGCCGGTGGCGGTGGCGGTGGCCGTGGTGGCGAGCCGGTCGAGGAGGCGGGTGAGGTCCCCGACCTCCTGGTCGGGCCAGTCGGAGAGCCGCTCGACGAGCTTGTCGACGAGGTCGCGGCGGGTCCGGCGCAGTTCCCCGGTCCCCTCGGCGCTGACGGTCAGCCGCTGGGAGCGGCCGTCGTCGGGGTCGGGGGAGGAGTCGAGGAACCCCTTCTGGCGCAGGTGGGCGACCTGGCGGCTGACCGTGGAGAGGTCGAGGGAGAGGTGCTCGGCGACCTCGCTGATGCGCATCGAGCCCCGCTGGTGCACGACGGCGAGCGTCGCGACGGCGGGGGTGCTCAGCGCGCCGACGAGCGCGCGGCGTGCCCGGAGCAGGTCCGGGAACACGTCGACGAGCGCGGCGCACGCGTGGGGTGTGGCCATGTCGACCTTCGAGCTCGGTTGGTGTGTGCAAGCAACCATATCTCCGGATGGTTGCACCATGCAACCCGAGCTGCCGGTGCGCCCCCGCGGGCGGAGGGCTCAGATGAGGGCGTTGAGGCGGCCCAGCAGCGCGGCGAGCTGGGTCATGTCCTCCTCCGGCCACCCCTCCAGGCGGGAGTGCAGGCGCTGGCGGCGGGCCGCGCGGGCGGCGTGCACCTTCTCCAGACCCTCGGCGGAGAGGGTCAGGCGCACGGCGCGGCCGTCGGTGGGGTCCGCCTCGCGGGTGACCAGGCCCAGGCGCTCCAGGAGCTGGACCTGGCGGGACAGCGTCGGCTTGCCGATGCCGAAGAACGTCGCCAGGTCCGAGGGGCGGGTCTCGCCGACGTCGTCGAGGCGGACCAGCAGGCTGTAGGCCTCCGGCTCCAGGTCGGGGTGGACGCTGCGCGCGGTCTCCCGGTTGATCGCCCGCGAGCGCCGCAGCAGGACGGCGAGCTCGCGCTCCAGCGCTTCGGCAGGACCCGTGACCATCCCAGGAACCTACCGGTCCGCCCGCGGGGGCGGGGGAGCGGTCGCCGACGCGCCGGGGCGGAACGCTCGACGTGCGCGCCCCGGCCCCGTACTGTCCATCCCGATGCATCGAACCGATGCATCGGGACGGAGGGGAACCGGTGGTCCGCAAACGGGGTGACGTCCTGCTGCTCGCGGTGCTCGCCCTGCTGGCCGACGGGCCGCTGCACGGCTACGAGGTGCGCAAGCGCCTCGACCTGCGGCTGGGGGTCTTCCGGGCCCTGTCCTACGGGACGCTCTACCCGGCGCTGCGGGCCCTGCAGGCCGGTGGCTGCATCACCGAGACGACCCAGGAGCGCCTGCCGGGCACGGTGAGCCCCAAGCGCGCCCGCGTCGTCTACGAGATCACCGCCCACGGCCGGGACCGCCTGGCCGCGATGCTCGACGAGTCCGGTCCCGAGGCGTGGGAGGACGACGCCTTCGGGGTCCACTTCGCCCTCTTCACCCGGGTGGCGCCGCGCACCCGGCTGCGCATCCTCGAGGGCCGCCGAGCCCGGCTGCTCGAGCGGCTGGAGCAGATGAACCGCTCCATCGACCGCACCCAGGCCCAGCTCGACTCCTACGCCCTCGAGGCGCAGCGGCACGGCGTGGAGACCGTCCGCAGCGAGGTCGACTGGCTCGACCGCCTCATCACCGCCGAGCACCACCCGCAGCCGACCCTGCGGACCACCCCGAGCAACCCAGAGGAGAACCCCTGATGGCAGGTCCCATCCGCGTCGCGATCGTCGGCGTCGGCAACTGCGCCGCCTCCCTCGTGCAGGGCGTGCAGTACTACCGCGACGCCGACCCGGCCCAGTCGGTCCCCGGCCTCATGCACGTCCAGTTCGGGGACTACCACGTCCGCGACATCGAGTTCGTCGCCGCCTTCGACGTCGACGACAAGAAGGTCGGCACCGACCTCGCCGACGCCATCGGCGCCAGCGAGAACAACACCATCAAGATCTGCGACGTCCCCACCACCGGGGTGACCGTCCAGCGCGGGCACACCCTCGACGGCCTCGGCAAGTACTACCGCGAGACGATCACCGAGTCCGCGGCCGAGCCCGTCGACGTCGTCGCCGCGCTGCGCGAGGCGCGGGCCGACGTCCTCGTCTGCTACCTGCCCGTCGGGTCCGAGGACGCGGCGATGTTCTACGCCCAGGCCGCCATCGACGCGAAGGTCGCCTTCGTCAACGCCCTGCCCGTCTTCATCGCCGGCACCCCCGAGTGGGCGCAGAAGTTCACCGACGCCGGGGTGCCGATCGTCGGCGACGACATCAAGTCCCAGGTCGGGGCGACCATCACCCACCGCGTCCTGGCCAAGCTGCTCGAGGACCGCGGCATCCAGCTGGAGCGCACCTACCAGCTCAACGTCGGCGGCAACATGGACTTCAAGAACATGCTGGAGCGCGACCGCCTGGAGTCGAAGAAGATCTCCAAGACCCAGGCCGTCACCAGCAACGTGCACGCCGACTTCGGCACCCGCAACGTCCACATCGGTCCCAGCGACTACGTCCAGTGGCTCGACGACCGCAAGTGGGCCTACGTCCGCTTGGAGGGCAAGGCCTTCGGCGGGGTCCCGCTGAACCTGGAGTACAAGCTCGAGGTGTGGGACTCCCCGAACTCCGCCGGGGTCATCATCGACGCCGTCCGGGCCGCCAAGATCGGCCTGGACCGGGGGATCGGCGGCCCGCTGCTGTCCGCCTCGGCCTACTTCATGAAGTCCCCGCCGCAGCAGCGCGACGACGAGACCGGCCGCGCCGGCGTCGAGGCCTTCATCGCGGGCACCGTCGACCGCTGACCCCGACGCGCGGAGGCCCCCACCAGCAGCGCTGGTGGGGGCCTCCGTCGTCCCGGGTGCGGGTCAGGCGGTGGGGGCGATCTCCGCCTGCGCGGTCAGGGTCTCCGCGCCCTCGACGACCGCCCACGCGATCGACGCCGCGCGGGAGGCGGCGAGGAGGTCGGCCTCGGCCCGCTCGGCGGCCCGCACCAGGGCCGCCGGCCCGGACACCGTCGCCGCGGTGAGCGGGGTCTTCTGCGACACCTTGGCCTCGCTCTTCACCTTCCGCAGCGCCGACAGCGCCTGCCCCGCCGCGGGCAGCACCCCGCGCGCGCCCTCGTCGACGGCCCCGAGGTCCTCGACCAGCGGCCACGGCGCGGTGTGCACCGAGCCGTCCTGCCACCACGACCAGACCTCCTCGGCCGCGTAGGGCAGGAACGGGGCGAACAGCCGCAGCAGGGTCCGCAGCGCCAGGGCCGCGGTCGCGCGCGCCGAGGCCGCCGGGGCCTCCCCGCGCGAACCGTAGGCCCGGTCCTTGACCAGCTCCACCCAGTCGTCGCAGAAGTTCCAGAAGAACTTCTCGGTCACGTCGAGGGCGGAGGCGTGGTCGTAGCGCTCGAACGCCTCCGTCGCCTGCCGCACCACGACGGCGAGGTCGGCGAGCACGCTGGCGTCGACGGCCTCCGTCACCGCGGCCGGGTCGGCGGCCGTGCCGCGCTCCACGCCCAGCCCCAGGACGAACTTGGAGGCGTTGAGCAGCTTCATCGCCAGCCGGCGCCCGATCTTCATCTGGCCGGTGTCGAAGGTCGCGTCCGTGCCCAGGCGCGAGGACGCGGCCCAGTAGCGGACCGCGTCGGAGCCGAACTCCTCCAGCAGCGCCAGCGGGGTCACGACGTTGCCCTTGGACTTCGACATCTTCTTGCGGTCCGGGTCGAGGATCCAGCCCGACAGCGCCGTGCGCGCCCAGGGCAGCCCGCCGAACTCCAGGTGCGAGCGCACCACGGTGGAGAACAGCCAGGTGCGGATGATGTCCTGGCCCTGCGGGCGCAGGTCCATCGGGTAGACGCGGGAGAAGAGGTCCTCGTCGCGCTCCCAGCCGCTCACCAGCAGCGGCGTCAGCGACGACGTGGCCCAGGTGTCCATGACGTCGGGGTCGGCGGCGAAACCGCCCGGCACCCCGCGCTGGTCCTCGGTGAAGCCGGGGGCGGCCTCGGCGGCCGGGTCGACCGGCAGCGCCGCCTCGTCGGGGACGATCGGGGCGTCGTAGACGGGCTCGCCGTCGGCGTCCAGGGGGTACCAGACCGGGAACGGCACCCCGAAGAACCGCTGGCGCGAGATCAGCCAGTCCCCGTTGAGCCCGGACACCCAGTGGTCGTAGCGGTGCTTCATGTGCTCGGGGTGCCAGGTCAGCTCGCTCCCGCGCCCCAGCAGCGCCGAGCGCAGGTCGGCGTCGCGCCCGCCGTTGCGCAGGTACCACTGACGGGTCGAGACGATCTCGAGGGGGCGGTCGCCCTTCTCGTAGAACTTCACCGGGTGGGTGATCCGCTTCGGCTCCCCGACCATGTCGCCGGAGGCCTGCAGCGCCTCGACGATCGCCTTCTGCGCGCTGAACACCGTCGCACCGGCGATCGAGGCGTAGAGCTCCGCGCCCGGGCCCTCGCCCAGCCACGCCGGGGTCTCGCGCAGCAGCCGGCCGTCGCGCCCGACGACCGCGCGGTTGGGCAGCTGCAGCTCCCGCCACCAGGTGACGTCGGTGGTGTCGCCGAAGGTGCAGATCATCGCGATGCCGGACCCCTTCTCGGGGTCGGCCAGCGGGTGCGCCACGACGGGCACCTCGACGCCGAACAGCGGCGTGCGGACCGTCTGCCCGAACAGCGGCTGGTACCGCGCGTCGTCGGGGTGGGCCACCAGCGCCACGCACGCCGGCAGCAGCACCGGGCGGGTCGTCTCGATGAACACGGGGTCCCCGCCGGCGGTGGGGGTGAACCCGATCCGGTGGTAGGCGCCCTCGGTCTCGCGGTCCTCCAGCTCCGCCTGCGCGACGGCCGTGCGGAACGTCGTGTCCCACAGCGTCGGCGCCTGCGCGGAGTAGGCCTCGCCGCGGGCGAGGTTGCGCAGGAACGCCCGCTGCGCCGTGGCGCGCGAGGACTCCGAGATCGTCGAGTACGTGTGCGACCAGTCCACCGACAGGCCCAGGCGGCGCCACAGCGACTCGAAGACCTGCTCGTCCTCGGCGGTCAGGCGGTCGCACAGCTCCACGAAGTTGCGCCGGGAGACCTGCACGAAGTCGCGGTCGCTCTTGGGGGCCTTCTCCGGCGGCACGAACGAGGCGTCGTAGGGCAGCGTCGGGTCGCAGCGCACGCCGTAGTAGTTCTGCACGCGCCGCTCGGTGGGCAGGCCGTTGTCGTCCCAGCCCATGGGGTAGAAGACCGACTTGCCGCGCATCCGCTGGAAGCGGGCGACGACGTCGGTGTGGGTGTAGCTGAAGACGTGCCCGACGTGCAGCGAGCCGGAGACCGTGGGCGGCGGGGTGTCGATGGAGTAGACGTCGGCGCGCTCGGCGGTGCGGTCGAAGGCGTAGGTGCCCTCCTGCTGCCACGCGGGGGACCAGCGCTCCTCCAGCCCGTCCACGGTGGGACGGTCGGGTACCTCGACGCCGGGCGCGACGTGGGTCTGGAACGGCGAGGCGGGGGTGGCGTCGGACATGGCCCCCATCATTCCAGCCGCCGGACGCGCCCCCGGTCGTGCACCCGATCCGGTGGCTGCGCTGAAGGTCGGGGCGCGGGCGTCCGATGCTGCGGTGTGGACTCCCTGCACCGCCTGCTGCCCTGGCAGGTCTTCACCGCCTGCGGCGCGGCCCTGGTGCTCCTGTGCCTGTTCCTGCCCGACGGCCTGGTCCGCGCCGTCCTGGTGGCGGGGGTCAGCGTCGCCTCCGCGGTGGCGACCACCGTCGGCGCGCGCCTGCACCGCCCGCAGCGGGCGTCGGCGTGGTGGCTGCTGGCGGCCGGGCTGATGGCCTGGGCGCTGGGCGACGTGTCCTACACCGTCTGCTACACCTGGCTGGGCTGGGACACCTACCCCAGCGTCCCCGACGTCTTCTACGTGCTGGCCTACCCCCTCATCGCGGCCGCGCTGCTGCGGATGGCCCGCCAGGCCCGGCCCGGGGCCGACCGCGAGGGCGTCATCGACGCCGCCATCCTCGCCGTCGGCTTCGGCCTGCTGTCGTGGACGTTCCTCGTGCGCCCGGCGCTGGCCTCGCTGCCCGAGGACCTGTTCGCCGGGCTGGTCGCGCTGGCCTACCCCGTCGGCGACGTCGTCGTCCTGGCCATGCTGGTGCGGGTCTTCGCCGCCGCCGGGCACGGCTCGCGCGCCTTCGGCCTGCTGGCCGGGGCCGCGGTCTTCATGCTCCTCGCCGACGCCCTGTGGCAGTACGCCGACGCCTACGCGGGTCTCGACGACAGCTGGATCGACCCCGTCTTCATGACCTCCTACGTGCTGTGGGGGGCGGCCGCCCTGCACCCGTCGATGCGGCGGCTGTCGGACCCCTCGCCCAGCAGCCGGCACGAGTTCAGCCCCCTGCGCCTGGCCGTCCTCACCGCCGCCAGCCTGCTCTCGCCGGGCACCCTGGGCCTGCAGCTCGCCCTCGGCCAGCAGCCGCAGGGCTGGGCCGTCGTCATCAGCTCCGCGGTCCTGTTCCTGCTCGTGGTGGCCCGCATGTCGGCGCTGCTGGGCCGGTTGCGCGAGCAGACCGCCCTGCTCGGCGACCTCGCCCGCACCGACCCCCTCACGGGCCTGCTCAACCGCCGCAGCGCCGACGCCGCGCTGGAGCGGGTCCGGGAGCGGACCCGGCGCGAGGGCACGGCCCTCGTCGTCGCCCTGCTCGACCTCGACCGCTTCAAGGACTTCAACGACACCCGCGGCCACCCCGCCGGGGACCGCCTGCTCGTCGGGGCCGCCTCGGCCTGGGGTGCGGTGCTGGCGGGGACGGGGATCCAGCTCGCCCGCTGGGGCGGGGAGGAGTTCCTCCTCGTGGCCTCCGGGTGGGAGACCGGTCGCGTCGAGCAGCTGCTCGACGACCTGCGCGCCGTCGTGCCCGAGGGGCAGACGTTCTCCGCGGGCCTGGCCCGCTGGGACGGGCAGGAGGCGACCGACCGGCTCGTGGCCCGCGCCGACGAGGCCCTCTACGCCGCCAAGCACGCCGGGCGGGCCTGCTCCCGCACCGCGGCGCTGCGCCGGGAGGGGGAGCCCGTCCACCCCGCGGGGTGAGGCGTGAGAAGCTCCGGGGACCACGCGGCCGACGACGTCTGCAGGAGCACCGATGAGCAGTCCCACCACCTTCGCGGGGGCGGTCGCCGAGCACGCCCGCACCCGCCCGGACGGCGTCGCCGTCCGCCTCGACGAGCACGTCCTGACCTGGCGCGAGCTCGACGACGCCACCGCCCGCGTCGCGGCCCTGCTGCGCGCGCAGGGCGTCCGGCCCGGCGACCGCGTCGCGCTGGTCCTGCCCAACGTCCCGCAGTTCCCGGTGCTCTACCACGGGATCCTGCGGGCGGGCGCGGTCGTCGTCCCGATGAACCCCCTGCTGCGCGGGCGGGAGGTCAACCACCACTTCGCCGACTCCGGCGCGGTCCTCGCCCTCGTCTGGCACGCCGTCGCC includes:
- a CDS encoding YceI family protein; this encodes MTGEGRVLTREGWPVTGASVTLLGADGSQVARAVTGGDGTFTLLGVPAGAATMLVAAPAHDPRATSVVVPAAGAWSVGEVRLRRQGGSDVPPPGVWAIDVTHSTISATAHHLGLSAVHGRFTNFSGVVTVPEDVTRSTVQVEIDATSIDTGNAQRDEHLRSPDFLDTARFPTLTFSASGVQRGAEGWVLAGDLTLLGTTRPVQLQLSYAGSGPDPWGGTRAAFSATTELHRDDFKMNWNQAVGIGVAVFGTTLKVAIDVQTVLQQ
- a CDS encoding MFS transporter; this encodes MSTTTPTTSTQPAPGVAPKMSHKEILEALSGLLLGMFVAILSSTVVSNALPRIVNDLHGTESGYTWVVTAALLATTISTPIWGKLADLFSKKLLVQIALVIFVVASAIAGLSTSMGMLITLRVFQGLGGGGLLALAQVILASMVSPRERGRYSGYLGATFALATVGGPLIGGVLTEHLSWHWCFYVGVPFAVIAFFVLQFKLKLPEQPRREVSIDYLGAILLALGISALLIWVSLAGTEFDWASWWTVALVAAGVVFLALAVLAEHRAKEPIVPLKFFRNPTIALSAAASLFVGVAMFGATIFLSQYFQLARHESPTMAGVMTIPMIAGLFLASTVAGQAITRTGKWKAWLVVGGVLLTAGLALMGTIEYDTNYWVVAPYMALIGLGVGMMMQNLVLAVQNVADARDMGSASSFVAFARSLGGAIGVSALGAVLGHRVTSHLETGLSTAGIDPAAATSALGSSTGVPDLDAIPAPLRAVVQAAYGSSIADVFLLAAPFALIAFVITLFFKERALRSDDGTGQDVAEATTSSPDRVAATTTGTPGAHGAARPDREETTSVPAQPTRTDTGLSLSGAVRHHDQRPLAGAVVTLADQSGQQVSRTSTGADGSYRLALPTGGTYLLIVAAAHVAPSATLVGVGDTSITRDVTLSGRSAITGRVLAHEVTGDVDAGDHHGVRGALVTLTDVTGEVVGSTRTDGGGSYAFDQLMGGSYVLTAQSESHRPLARGVEVPDSGALACDLVLTGGGRLTGTVVAASDGRVLKEAAVTLVDSSGEVVGSVLTGADGSYSFEDLAGGHYTLTAAGFAPVATSVDIEEDTVSAAQITLGSGDAPSTLDLTRFEDTSRVGEDRR
- a CDS encoding MarR family winged helix-turn-helix transcriptional regulator; its protein translation is MATPHACAALVDVFPDLLRARRALVGALSTPAVATLAVVHQRGSMRISEVAEHLSLDLSTVSRQVAHLRQKGFLDSSPDPDDGRSQRLTVSAEGTGELRRTRRDLVDKLVERLSDWPDQEVGDLTRLLDRLATTATATATGGGCARTGPAATSPDTTTHTREKQLQGNA
- a CDS encoding MarR family winged helix-turn-helix transcriptional regulator, yielding MVTGPAEALERELAVLLRRSRAINRETARSVHPDLEPEAYSLLVRLDDVGETRPSDLATFFGIGKPTLSRQVQLLERLGLVTREADPTDGRAVRLTLSAEGLEKVHAARAARRQRLHSRLEGWPEEDMTQLAALLGRLNALI
- a CDS encoding PadR family transcriptional regulator; amino-acid sequence: MVRKRGDVLLLAVLALLADGPLHGYEVRKRLDLRLGVFRALSYGTLYPALRALQAGGCITETTQERLPGTVSPKRARVVYEITAHGRDRLAAMLDESGPEAWEDDAFGVHFALFTRVAPRTRLRILEGRRARLLERLEQMNRSIDRTQAQLDSYALEAQRHGVETVRSEVDWLDRLITAEHHPQPTLRTTPSNPEENP
- a CDS encoding inositol-3-phosphate synthase — its product is MAGPIRVAIVGVGNCAASLVQGVQYYRDADPAQSVPGLMHVQFGDYHVRDIEFVAAFDVDDKKVGTDLADAIGASENNTIKICDVPTTGVTVQRGHTLDGLGKYYRETITESAAEPVDVVAALREARADVLVCYLPVGSEDAAMFYAQAAIDAKVAFVNALPVFIAGTPEWAQKFTDAGVPIVGDDIKSQVGATITHRVLAKLLEDRGIQLERTYQLNVGGNMDFKNMLERDRLESKKISKTQAVTSNVHADFGTRNVHIGPSDYVQWLDDRKWAYVRLEGKAFGGVPLNLEYKLEVWDSPNSAGVIIDAVRAAKIGLDRGIGGPLLSASAYFMKSPPQQRDDETGRAGVEAFIAGTVDR
- the valS gene encoding valine--tRNA ligase — protein: MSDATPASPFQTHVAPGVEVPDRPTVDGLEERWSPAWQQEGTYAFDRTAERADVYSIDTPPPTVSGSLHVGHVFSYTHTDVVARFQRMRGKSVFYPMGWDDNGLPTERRVQNYYGVRCDPTLPYDASFVPPEKAPKSDRDFVQVSRRNFVELCDRLTAEDEQVFESLWRRLGLSVDWSHTYSTISESSRATAQRAFLRNLARGEAYSAQAPTLWDTTFRTAVAQAELEDRETEGAYHRIGFTPTAGGDPVFIETTRPVLLPACVALVAHPDDARYQPLFGQTVRTPLFGVEVPVVAHPLADPEKGSGIAMICTFGDTTDVTWWRELQLPNRAVVGRDGRLLRETPAWLGEGPGAELYASIAGATVFSAQKAIVEALQASGDMVGEPKRITHPVKFYEKGDRPLEIVSTRQWYLRNGGRDADLRSALLGRGSELTWHPEHMKHRYDHWVSGLNGDWLISRQRFFGVPFPVWYPLDADGEPVYDAPIVPDEAALPVDPAAEAAPGFTEDQRGVPGGFAADPDVMDTWATSSLTPLLVSGWERDEDLFSRVYPMDLRPQGQDIIRTWLFSTVVRSHLEFGGLPWARTALSGWILDPDRKKMSKSKGNVVTPLALLEEFGSDAVRYWAASSRLGTDATFDTGQMKIGRRLAMKLLNASKFVLGLGVERGTAADPAAVTEAVDASVLADLAVVVRQATEAFERYDHASALDVTEKFFWNFCDDWVELVKDRAYGSRGEAPAASARATAALALRTLLRLFAPFLPYAAEEVWSWWQDGSVHTAPWPLVEDLGAVDEGARGVLPAAGQALSALRKVKSEAKVSQKTPLTAATVSGPAALVRAAERAEADLLAASRAASIAWAVVEGAETLTAQAEIAPTA
- a CDS encoding GGDEF domain-containing protein, whose amino-acid sequence is MDSLHRLLPWQVFTACGAALVLLCLFLPDGLVRAVLVAGVSVASAVATTVGARLHRPQRASAWWLLAAGLMAWALGDVSYTVCYTWLGWDTYPSVPDVFYVLAYPLIAAALLRMARQARPGADREGVIDAAILAVGFGLLSWTFLVRPALASLPEDLFAGLVALAYPVGDVVVLAMLVRVFAAAGHGSRAFGLLAGAAVFMLLADALWQYADAYAGLDDSWIDPVFMTSYVLWGAAALHPSMRRLSDPSPSSRHEFSPLRLAVLTAASLLSPGTLGLQLALGQQPQGWAVVISSAVLFLLVVARMSALLGRLREQTALLGDLARTDPLTGLLNRRSADAALERVRERTRREGTALVVALLDLDRFKDFNDTRGHPAGDRLLVGAASAWGAVLAGTGIQLARWGGEEFLLVASGWETGRVEQLLDDLRAVVPEGQTFSAGLARWDGQEATDRLVARADEALYAAKHAGRACSRTAALRREGEPVHPAG